In a single window of the Streptacidiphilus sp. P02-A3a genome:
- a CDS encoding PP2C family protein-serine/threonine phosphatase yields MEQRPAEEQETGYAALAPSTSLRLRDDAALLRAPFRVRVLTPLAAMLLVGFFDLLSGPDTYLASLMSVVPPLAALTLYPLELVGVSVVGMALLVLLSRYDGLDAAPDQRLFYGTLIAYAALTVAGAVISQLRVDRTRHMVAVSTVAEAAQLALLRPPGPHVGGIRLAARYVSAADSAQIGGDLYAVLDTPFGVRAIIGDVRGKGLGAVRAASVVLGAFREAAYDEPELVGVARRLETSVRRHVPSGEFTTALLVGFGTPGRVELLHLGHVAPLRISPDGTLLVLEPPDPWVPLGLDEMATGAPEPWSVPFGPGDVLLLCTDGVVEARGLTDGLFYPLLERAPELVAGCGGELEAAVARVYADLLRHTGGELRDDAVLLLLARDSGEPEPGDGGLPAAEL; encoded by the coding sequence GTGGAGCAGCGGCCGGCCGAGGAGCAGGAGACCGGGTACGCCGCGCTCGCCCCCTCCACCTCGCTGCGGCTGCGTGACGACGCCGCGCTGCTGCGGGCCCCGTTCCGGGTGCGGGTGCTGACCCCGCTGGCGGCGATGCTGCTGGTCGGCTTCTTCGACCTGCTCTCCGGCCCGGACACCTACCTGGCCTCGCTGATGTCGGTGGTGCCGCCGCTGGCCGCGCTCACCCTGTACCCGCTGGAGCTGGTCGGTGTCAGCGTCGTCGGCATGGCGCTGCTGGTCCTGCTCAGCCGCTACGACGGCCTGGACGCGGCGCCGGACCAGCGGCTCTTCTACGGCACGCTGATCGCCTACGCGGCGCTGACCGTGGCCGGTGCGGTCATCTCCCAGCTGCGGGTGGACCGGACCCGGCACATGGTCGCGGTCAGCACCGTCGCCGAGGCCGCGCAGCTGGCGCTGCTGCGGCCACCCGGTCCGCATGTCGGCGGGATCCGGCTGGCCGCCCGCTACGTCTCGGCCGCCGACTCGGCGCAGATCGGCGGCGACCTCTACGCGGTGCTCGACACCCCGTTCGGAGTACGGGCGATCATCGGGGACGTCCGGGGGAAGGGCCTGGGCGCGGTCCGGGCCGCCTCGGTGGTGCTGGGAGCCTTCCGGGAGGCGGCCTACGACGAGCCGGAGCTGGTCGGGGTGGCCCGGAGACTGGAGACCAGCGTGCGGCGGCACGTGCCGTCGGGGGAGTTCACCACGGCGCTGCTGGTCGGCTTCGGCACCCCGGGCCGGGTCGAGCTGTTGCACCTGGGGCATGTCGCGCCGCTGCGGATCTCGCCGGACGGCACGCTGCTGGTCCTGGAGCCGCCGGACCCGTGGGTGCCGCTGGGGCTGGACGAGATGGCCACGGGCGCCCCCGAGCCGTGGAGCGTGCCCTTCGGCCCGGGGGACGTGCTGCTGCTGTGCACCGACGGGGTGGTGGAGGCCCGGGGGCTGACCGACGGCCTGTTCTACCCGCTGCTGGAGCGCGCGCCGGAGCTGGTCGCGGGCTGCGGCGGCGAGCTGGAGGCGGCGGTGGCCCGGGTCTACGCGGACCTGCTGCGGCACACCGGCGGCGAACTGCGGGACGACGCGGTGCTGCTGCTGTTGGCGCGGGACAGCGGGGAGCCGGAGCCGGGCGACGGCGGACTCCCGGCGGCCGAGCTCTGA
- a CDS encoding GlsB/YeaQ/YmgE family stress response membrane protein, with protein MFQIIWIVIVGAILGFLAKLLLPGKQSIPIWLTVLCGMVGALLGNFLASAIGVRHTSGIDWIRHLLQLVGALVVVAAGASFYPQVKSRR; from the coding sequence ATGTTTCAGATCATCTGGATCGTCATCGTCGGTGCGATCCTGGGCTTTCTGGCCAAGCTGCTGCTGCCGGGCAAGCAGAGCATCCCGATCTGGCTGACCGTGCTGTGCGGCATGGTCGGGGCGCTGCTGGGCAACTTCCTGGCGTCCGCGATCGGCGTCAGGCACACCAGCGGCATCGACTGGATCCGGCACCTGCTGCAACTCGTCGGCGCGCTGGTGGTGGTGGCCGCCGGGGCGTCGTTCTATCCGCAGGTCAAGTCGCGCAGGTAG
- a CDS encoding MarR family winged helix-turn-helix transcriptional regulator produces the protein MSSTAPTPPAPTKAHLIEEFAALGAAYYQDFAAVAARHGLTSVQAKALAVLVRKPVPMRGLAEALVCDASNVTGLVDRLELRGLVRREVSAVDRRIKIVVATEAGASAIRAVRDDMQTTHQALDLLDDQERTVLYELLTRLRPVLEQAAAEG, from the coding sequence ATGAGCAGCACCGCCCCCACCCCGCCCGCTCCCACCAAGGCGCACCTGATCGAGGAGTTCGCCGCGCTGGGCGCCGCCTACTACCAGGACTTCGCGGCCGTGGCCGCGCGGCACGGGCTGACCTCGGTGCAGGCCAAGGCGCTGGCGGTGCTGGTCCGCAAGCCGGTGCCGATGCGCGGCCTGGCCGAGGCGCTGGTCTGCGACGCCTCCAACGTCACCGGCCTGGTCGACCGGCTGGAACTGCGCGGGCTGGTCCGGCGCGAGGTCAGCGCGGTCGACCGGCGGATCAAGATCGTCGTGGCGACCGAGGCCGGGGCGTCCGCGATCCGCGCGGTCCGCGACGACATGCAGACCACGCACCAGGCCCTCGATTTGCTCGACGACCAGGAGCGCACGGTGCTGTACGAGCTGCTGACCCGGCTCCGCCCGGTGCTGGAGCAGGCCGCCGCCGAGGGCTGA
- the hrpA gene encoding ATP-dependent RNA helicase HrpA produces the protein MGIPQSSTAAVQPAAESSGPSPTSADDAARPPRGTRNRSRRPRGPRPDARPGPTSPDAAPGLDAAPDAASGAVPGPDAEAAPDPGTTARDEAAARSGNRTARARRTDRPAEAEGDAPRTRSPRRARARSGPDRTTPRTTAETGTEPGTQPGTQPGTEPGTEPGSELGTEPTSPGAVGAGPAPALGELAARLPALTLRDEERLGRRLEGLRKVREPEKRERQLAAVTGEIEAAELRLANRRASIPTPVYPESLPVSARREDILAAIRDHQVVIIAGETGSGKTTQIPKICLELGRGVRGLIGHTQPRRIAARTVAERVAEELGTELGSTVGWKVRFTDQVGPDTAVKVMTDGILLAEIQNDRLLRQYDTLIIDEAHERSLNIDFILGYLKQLLPKRPDLKLVITSATIDPERFAGHFADPRSGEDAPIIEVSGRTFPVEVRYRPVVDEAADDESDAPDDIDRDRDQVQAICDAVDELSAEGQGDILVFLSGEREIRDTADALEKQNLRFTEVVPLYARLSSAEQHRVFQQHNGRRIVLATNVAETSLTVPGIRYVIDPGTARISRYSHRTKVQRLPIEAVSQASANQRKGRCGRTSDGICIRLYSEEDFLARPEFTDPEILRTNLASVILQMTAAGLGDIGAFPFLEPPDRRNIKDGVDLLQELGALDTSERTNRLTPVGRQLSALPVDPRLARMVLEAQSHGVVREVMVIAAALSIQDPRERPVEKRAHADQLHARFTDPTSDFLTYLNLWRHLKDRQKELSSSQFRRMCKSEFLNYLRIREWQDIDAQLRQVARSLDIDAGHPNDEVDGDAVHRSLLAGLLSHIGLKDAEKQEYFGARGAKFAIFPGSALASGGRGKKTPRWVIAAELVETSRLWARIAAKVEPEWIEEQAQHLVKRSYSEPHWEKDRGQVVAFEKVTLYGVTLVAQRKVGYGNIDPELSRELFIRRALVEGEWRTHHRFFHDNRKLLDEVEELENRARRRDILVDEETLFDFYDQRIGAEVVSGAHFDSWWKTTHRTRPDLLTFTPELLVNDNAEAVTERDYPSVWQQGELTLPLTYQFEPGAEADGVTVHIPLTLLNQVRPAGFDWQIPGLREDLVTALIRSLPKQLRRNFVPAPDFAKHVMRGLETTPPDDKPLVELLEWQLHRLRGIPVPRDSWNYEAVPDHLRITFRVVDEKGRKLGESKDLDGLKIELRSRTQAAIAEAAGGLEKRGLKDWTIGELPHAFIQKRGTQTVKGYPALVDDGDSVSVRLLDTPHAQQRAMLAGTRRLLLLGVPSPVNSIQSRLGNGAKLALAANPHGSTEALFADCLTAAADKLIADAGGPAWDEESYGRLRDSVRAELYDTTADAVVKVANILAVNHRVSERLKTIGNSLLLLTGLTDIRAQLAELVHPGFVAETTCRRLPDLLRYLKAVERRLVKLPEDPHRDRDRTSVMLRMRDAYDELLASLPPDRLHDDGVTQVRWMLEELRVSLWAQPLGTPYPVSEQRILRAVEALRD, from the coding sequence ATGGGTATCCCGCAGAGCTCCACCGCCGCAGTCCAGCCCGCCGCCGAGTCGTCCGGCCCCAGCCCCACCAGCGCCGACGACGCCGCGCGGCCGCCTCGCGGCACCCGCAACCGCAGCCGCCGCCCGCGCGGCCCGCGCCCGGACGCACGCCCCGGCCCCACCAGCCCGGACGCCGCGCCCGGGCTCGACGCTGCCCCGGACGCGGCATCCGGCGCCGTACCGGGCCCCGACGCCGAGGCCGCACCGGACCCGGGCACCACCGCCCGCGACGAGGCCGCCGCCCGGTCCGGCAACCGCACCGCCCGCGCCCGCCGCACCGACCGGCCCGCCGAGGCCGAGGGCGACGCCCCCCGCACCCGCTCCCCGCGCCGGGCCCGAGCCCGCTCCGGCCCGGACCGCACCACCCCCAGGACGACGGCTGAGACCGGAACCGAGCCCGGAACCCAGCCCGGAACCCAGCCCGGGACCGAGCCCGGGACCGAGCCCGGATCGGAGCTCGGAACCGAGCCGACCAGTCCCGGCGCGGTCGGCGCCGGCCCCGCCCCCGCGCTCGGCGAGCTGGCCGCCCGGCTGCCCGCGCTCACGCTGCGCGACGAGGAGCGCCTCGGGCGCCGCCTGGAGGGCCTGCGCAAGGTCCGCGAACCGGAGAAGCGCGAGCGCCAGCTGGCCGCCGTCACCGGTGAGATCGAGGCGGCCGAGCTGCGCCTGGCCAACCGGCGCGCGTCCATCCCGACCCCGGTCTACCCGGAGTCGCTGCCGGTCAGCGCCCGCCGCGAGGACATCCTGGCCGCGATCCGGGACCACCAGGTGGTGATCATCGCCGGTGAGACCGGCTCCGGGAAGACCACCCAGATCCCGAAGATCTGCCTGGAGCTCGGGCGCGGCGTACGCGGCCTGATCGGCCACACCCAGCCGCGCCGGATCGCCGCCCGCACCGTGGCCGAGCGGGTCGCCGAGGAGCTGGGCACCGAGCTGGGCTCGACCGTCGGCTGGAAGGTCCGCTTCACCGACCAGGTCGGTCCGGACACCGCCGTCAAGGTGATGACCGACGGCATCCTGCTGGCCGAGATCCAGAACGACCGGCTGCTGCGCCAGTACGACACGCTGATCATCGACGAGGCGCACGAGCGCAGCCTCAACATCGACTTCATCCTCGGCTACCTCAAGCAGCTGCTGCCCAAGCGCCCCGACCTGAAGCTGGTGATCACCTCCGCCACCATCGACCCGGAGCGCTTCGCCGGCCACTTCGCCGATCCCCGCAGCGGCGAGGACGCGCCGATCATCGAGGTGTCCGGGCGCACCTTCCCGGTCGAGGTCCGCTACCGCCCGGTGGTGGACGAGGCCGCCGACGACGAGTCCGACGCGCCGGACGACATCGACCGCGACCGCGACCAGGTGCAGGCGATCTGCGACGCGGTGGACGAGCTCAGCGCCGAGGGCCAGGGCGACATCCTGGTCTTCCTCTCCGGCGAGCGCGAGATCCGGGACACCGCCGACGCCCTGGAGAAGCAGAACCTGCGGTTCACCGAGGTCGTCCCGCTCTACGCGCGGCTGTCCTCGGCCGAGCAGCACCGGGTCTTCCAGCAGCACAACGGCCGCCGGATCGTGCTGGCCACCAACGTCGCCGAGACCTCGCTGACCGTCCCCGGCATCCGCTACGTGATCGACCCCGGCACCGCCCGGATCTCCCGCTACAGCCACCGCACGAAGGTGCAGCGGCTGCCGATCGAGGCGGTCTCGCAGGCCAGCGCGAACCAGCGCAAGGGCCGCTGCGGGCGCACCTCGGACGGTATCTGCATCCGGCTGTACTCGGAGGAGGACTTCCTCGCCCGCCCGGAGTTCACCGACCCGGAGATCCTGCGCACCAACCTGGCCTCGGTCATCCTGCAGATGACCGCCGCCGGGCTGGGCGACATCGGCGCCTTCCCGTTCCTGGAGCCGCCGGACCGCCGCAACATCAAGGACGGCGTGGACCTGCTCCAGGAGCTGGGCGCGCTGGACACCTCGGAGCGGACCAACCGGCTCACCCCCGTCGGCCGCCAGCTGTCCGCGCTGCCGGTGGACCCGCGGCTGGCGCGGATGGTGCTGGAGGCGCAGAGCCACGGCGTGGTCCGCGAGGTGATGGTGATCGCCGCCGCGCTGTCCATCCAGGACCCGCGCGAGCGCCCGGTGGAGAAGCGCGCGCACGCCGACCAGCTGCACGCCCGGTTCACCGACCCGACCTCGGACTTCCTCACCTACCTCAACCTCTGGCGGCACCTGAAGGATCGTCAGAAAGAGCTCTCCTCAAGCCAGTTCCGCCGGATGTGCAAGTCGGAGTTCCTCAACTACCTCCGCATACGGGAGTGGCAGGACATCGACGCGCAACTGCGCCAGGTCGCCCGCTCGCTGGACATCGACGCCGGGCACCCCAACGACGAGGTCGACGGCGACGCCGTGCACCGCTCGCTGCTGGCCGGGCTGTTGTCGCACATCGGCCTCAAGGACGCCGAGAAGCAGGAGTACTTCGGCGCCCGCGGCGCCAAGTTCGCGATCTTCCCGGGCTCGGCGCTCGCTTCTGGGGGCCGCGGCAAGAAGACGCCGCGCTGGGTGATCGCCGCCGAACTGGTCGAGACCTCCCGGCTGTGGGCGCGGATCGCCGCCAAGGTCGAGCCGGAGTGGATCGAGGAGCAGGCGCAGCACCTGGTCAAGCGCAGCTACAGCGAACCCCACTGGGAGAAGGACCGGGGCCAGGTCGTCGCGTTCGAGAAGGTCACCCTGTACGGGGTGACCCTGGTCGCGCAGCGGAAGGTCGGCTACGGGAACATCGACCCGGAGCTGTCCCGGGAGCTGTTCATCCGCCGGGCCCTGGTCGAGGGCGAGTGGCGCACGCACCACCGCTTCTTCCACGACAACCGCAAACTCCTGGACGAGGTCGAGGAGTTGGAGAACCGCGCGCGCCGCCGCGACATCCTGGTGGACGAGGAGACGCTGTTCGACTTCTACGACCAGCGGATCGGCGCCGAGGTGGTCTCCGGCGCGCACTTCGACAGCTGGTGGAAGACGACCCACCGCACCCGTCCCGACCTGCTGACGTTCACCCCCGAACTGCTGGTCAACGACAACGCCGAGGCGGTCACCGAGCGGGACTACCCCTCGGTCTGGCAGCAGGGCGAGCTGACGCTGCCGCTGACCTACCAGTTCGAGCCGGGCGCGGAGGCGGACGGGGTCACCGTGCACATCCCGCTGACGCTGCTGAACCAGGTCCGCCCGGCCGGGTTCGACTGGCAGATCCCGGGCCTGCGCGAGGACCTGGTGACCGCGCTGATCCGCTCGCTGCCGAAGCAGCTGCGCCGCAACTTCGTGCCCGCGCCGGACTTCGCCAAGCATGTGATGCGCGGCCTGGAGACCACCCCGCCGGACGACAAGCCGCTGGTGGAGCTGCTGGAGTGGCAGCTGCACCGGCTCCGCGGGATCCCGGTGCCGCGCGACAGCTGGAACTACGAGGCGGTCCCGGACCACCTGCGGATCACCTTCCGGGTGGTAGACGAGAAGGGCCGCAAGCTGGGCGAGTCCAAGGACCTGGACGGGCTCAAGATCGAGCTGCGCAGCCGCACCCAGGCGGCGATCGCCGAGGCCGCGGGCGGCCTGGAGAAGCGCGGGCTGAAGGACTGGACGATCGGCGAGCTGCCGCACGCGTTCATCCAGAAGCGCGGCACGCAGACCGTCAAGGGCTACCCGGCGCTGGTGGACGACGGCGACTCGGTCTCGGTCCGGCTGCTGGACACCCCGCACGCCCAGCAGCGGGCGATGCTCGCGGGCACCCGGCGGCTGCTGCTGCTCGGTGTGCCCTCGCCGGTCAACTCGATCCAGTCGCGGCTGGGCAACGGCGCCAAGCTGGCGCTGGCCGCCAACCCGCACGGCAGCACCGAGGCGCTGTTCGCGGACTGCCTGACCGCCGCCGCCGACAAGCTGATCGCGGACGCGGGCGGCCCGGCCTGGGACGAGGAGTCCTACGGCCGCCTGCGCGACTCGGTCCGGGCGGAGCTGTACGACACCACCGCCGACGCGGTGGTGAAGGTCGCCAACATCCTCGCGGTGAACCACCGGGTGTCCGAGCGGCTGAAGACCATCGGCAACAGCCTGCTGCTGCTCACCGGACTGACCGACATCCGGGCCCAGCTCGCCGAGTTGGTGCATCCCGGCTTCGTCGCCGAGACCACCTGCCGACGGCTGCCGGATCTGCTGCGCTACCTGAAGGCGGTCGAGCGGCGGCTGGTGAAGCTGCCGGAGGACCCGCACCGCGACCGGGACCGCACCAGCGTGATGCTCAGGATGCGCGACGCCTACGACGAGCTGCTGGCGTCGCTGCCGCCGGACCGCCTGCACGACGACGGCGTGACCCAGGTCCGCTGGATGCTGGAGGAGCTGCGGGTGAGCCTGTGGGCGCAGCCGCTGGGGACCCCGTACCCGGTGTCCGAGCAGCGGATCCTGCGGGCGGTCGAGGCGCTGCGGGACTGA
- a CDS encoding GNAT family N-acetyltransferase: MIPTQRLRLHPASPADARRLAHGGDGGWRWLGGGPGGGTRDLAGIVERADDVGWHRPPWGLYVIVREADQLAVGGTGFHAPPDVHGSVEVGYELAPAARGLGYATETLLALAGFAFTHPAVRSVTASTYPENTASQRVLQRAGFTRRDDLDGLHRYRLDR; encoded by the coding sequence GTGATTCCCACCCAGCGCCTGCGGCTGCACCCCGCCTCGCCCGCCGACGCGCGCCGACTCGCGCACGGCGGCGACGGCGGCTGGCGCTGGCTCGGGGGCGGTCCCGGCGGCGGGACCAGGGACCTGGCCGGGATCGTCGAGCGGGCCGACGACGTCGGCTGGCACCGGCCGCCCTGGGGCCTGTACGTGATCGTCCGCGAGGCGGACCAGCTGGCCGTCGGCGGCACCGGCTTCCACGCGCCGCCGGACGTCCACGGCTCGGTCGAGGTCGGCTACGAACTGGCCCCGGCGGCCCGGGGGCTCGGCTACGCCACCGAGACCCTGCTGGCGCTCGCCGGGTTCGCCTTCACCCACCCCGCCGTACGCTCGGTCACCGCCAGCACCTACCCGGAGAACACCGCCTCCCAGCGGGTTCTCCAGCGGGCCGGCTTCACCCGCCGGGACGACCTGGACGGGCTGCACCGATATCGGCTCGACAGGTGA
- a CDS encoding zinc-binding dehydrogenase, giving the protein MRAVVVSELGAPEVLRLLDIPEPLPEAGEVTIDVAYAGVNFAEVKARSVGYRVTGLPFVPGVEVSGRIRAVGAGVTGFQVGRRVAAFLDRGGYAEVVRVSADRAFALPDELELRAAATLTAVLPTAYALIHPVGRLLPQESVLVQGAAGGVGTVLGQVARLAGAAKVYGVVSHPDKAAYAKEFGYDEVFVGDGWDQRLAAATGGRGVDLALDSVGGDTWQRSLDSLARYGRLVSFGNAGGAPAWGAGVAELQERALSVASFSILSTAALAPDRLRELTAAAFELAATWDIQLPVTAEFPLERAADAHRLIESRSSTGKLLLRVSGD; this is encoded by the coding sequence ATGCGTGCAGTCGTCGTTTCGGAACTCGGCGCACCGGAGGTACTGCGGCTGCTCGACATTCCCGAGCCGCTGCCCGAGGCGGGTGAGGTCACCATCGACGTGGCCTACGCGGGCGTCAACTTCGCCGAGGTCAAGGCCCGCTCCGTCGGTTACCGGGTCACCGGGCTGCCGTTCGTGCCCGGGGTCGAGGTCTCCGGCCGGATCCGCGCCGTGGGCGCGGGGGTGACCGGTTTCCAGGTCGGCCGGCGGGTCGCCGCCTTCCTCGACCGCGGCGGCTACGCGGAGGTGGTCCGGGTGTCGGCCGACCGCGCCTTCGCCCTGCCCGACGAGCTGGAGCTGCGGGCCGCCGCCACCCTGACGGCCGTGCTGCCCACCGCCTACGCGCTGATCCACCCGGTCGGACGGCTGCTGCCGCAGGAGTCCGTACTGGTCCAGGGGGCGGCCGGGGGTGTCGGCACGGTGCTCGGCCAGGTCGCCCGGCTGGCCGGGGCGGCCAAGGTCTACGGCGTGGTCTCGCACCCGGACAAGGCCGCGTACGCCAAGGAGTTCGGCTACGACGAGGTGTTCGTCGGCGACGGCTGGGACCAGCGGCTCGCCGCGGCCACCGGCGGGCGGGGCGTCGACCTGGCGCTCGACTCGGTCGGCGGCGACACCTGGCAGCGCAGCCTGGACTCCCTGGCCCGCTACGGCCGCCTGGTCTCCTTCGGCAACGCCGGTGGCGCCCCGGCCTGGGGCGCGGGGGTGGCCGAACTCCAGGAGCGGGCCCTGTCAGTGGCCTCGTTCAGCATCCTGAGCACCGCCGCGCTGGCCCCGGACCGGCTGCGGGAGCTCACCGCCGCCGCCTTCGAACTGGCCGCCACCTGGGACATCCAGCTGCCGGTGACCGCCGAGTTCCCGCTGGAGCGGGCCGCCGACGCGCACCGGCTGATCGAGAGCCGCAGCAGCACCGGCAAGCTGCTGCTCAGGGTCTCCGGCGACTGA
- a CDS encoding bifunctional 3'-5' exonuclease/DNA polymerase, protein MAGQTAPRVAVAADQDGHGGRLQPLAESGEPLDQPLRVRDLAAAMADWEAAAAPRWVWAATEEVYPRLLPQLPEGRLGRCHDVKLVEPLLLGLEDRYGQPRSLGAAWARLHGRQVPPDLPEGPGGDSDQDSLFAPDRSRLPPGTDPLAALVAVHAEQQRRIASAAEPARTRLLCAAESAGGLVAAEMGYDGLPWSAQAHDRLLVDLLGPRPRGGAQPVKLAALAAELQQALGGRPLNPDSPAQVLRAFAEQGISLSSTRNWVLRAVDHPAAPLLLSYKELSRIHAAHGWAWRDAWVRDGRFRPEYVVGGVVSGRWASRGGGALQIPRIMRGAALADPGWLLVVADAGQLEPRVLAAMSGDPGMIRAGAQGDLYAGLAADAFGGDRARAKLGLLGAMYGQTSGETGQLVAVLRRRFPQAMGLVEAAARTGEAGGVVHSRLGRVCPPPSLGWLDLTEGASGGSAEDAARDTRSRGRFTRNFVIQASAADWALALIAALRRRLAQLPTSVPGDRPRLVFFQHDEVVVHTPAQLADAVREAVAAAGEEARRLVFGDTPVRFPLDTHVAASYQDAKEGTEEDGEDTEED, encoded by the coding sequence GTGGCAGGCCAGACAGCGCCGCGGGTCGCGGTCGCGGCGGACCAGGACGGCCACGGCGGTCGGCTCCAGCCGCTCGCCGAGAGCGGCGAGCCGCTGGACCAGCCGCTGCGGGTGCGCGACCTGGCCGCCGCCATGGCCGACTGGGAGGCCGCCGCGGCCCCCCGCTGGGTCTGGGCCGCGACCGAGGAGGTGTACCCGCGGCTGCTGCCCCAGCTGCCGGAGGGCCGCCTCGGCCGCTGCCATGACGTGAAGCTGGTGGAGCCGCTGCTGCTGGGCCTGGAGGACCGCTACGGCCAGCCGCGCTCGCTGGGCGCGGCCTGGGCCCGGCTGCACGGCCGACAGGTCCCGCCGGACCTGCCGGAGGGCCCGGGCGGCGACAGCGACCAGGACTCCCTGTTCGCCCCCGACCGCAGCCGCCTCCCACCCGGCACCGATCCGCTGGCCGCCCTGGTCGCCGTCCACGCCGAGCAGCAGCGCCGGATCGCCTCCGCCGCCGAGCCCGCGCGGACCAGGCTGCTCTGCGCCGCCGAGTCGGCCGGCGGCCTGGTAGCCGCCGAGATGGGGTACGACGGCCTGCCGTGGAGCGCGCAGGCCCATGACCGGCTGCTGGTCGACCTGCTCGGCCCCCGGCCGCGCGGTGGCGCGCAGCCCGTGAAGCTGGCCGCGCTGGCGGCGGAGCTACAGCAGGCCCTCGGCGGACGTCCGCTGAACCCGGACTCCCCGGCGCAAGTGCTGCGGGCCTTCGCCGAGCAGGGCATCAGCCTGAGCTCGACCCGCAACTGGGTGCTGCGCGCGGTGGACCACCCGGCCGCGCCGCTGCTGCTGAGCTACAAGGAGCTGTCGCGGATCCACGCCGCGCACGGCTGGGCCTGGCGCGACGCCTGGGTGCGGGACGGCCGCTTCCGTCCGGAGTACGTGGTCGGCGGCGTGGTGTCCGGACGCTGGGCGAGCCGGGGCGGCGGGGCGCTGCAGATCCCCCGGATCATGCGCGGCGCGGCGCTGGCCGACCCGGGCTGGCTGCTGGTGGTCGCGGACGCGGGCCAGCTGGAGCCCCGGGTGCTGGCGGCGATGTCGGGCGACCCGGGCATGATCCGCGCGGGCGCGCAGGGCGACCTGTACGCCGGGCTGGCGGCGGACGCCTTCGGCGGTGACCGGGCCCGGGCCAAGCTGGGCCTGCTGGGCGCGATGTACGGGCAGACCAGCGGCGAGACCGGGCAGCTGGTGGCCGTGCTGCGGCGGCGGTTCCCGCAGGCCATGGGGTTGGTCGAGGCGGCGGCGCGGACCGGCGAGGCGGGCGGGGTGGTCCACTCGCGGCTGGGGCGGGTGTGCCCGCCGCCGTCCCTCGGGTGGCTGGACCTGACCGAGGGCGCCTCCGGCGGCTCGGCCGAGGACGCGGCCCGCGACACCCGCTCGCGCGGGCGCTTCACCCGCAACTTCGTGATCCAGGCCAGCGCGGCGGACTGGGCGCTGGCGCTGATCGCGGCGCTGCGGCGGCGGCTGGCGCAGCTGCCGACCAGCGTCCCGGGCGACCGGCCGCGCCTGGTCTTCTTCCAGCACGACGAGGTCGTGGTGCACACCCCGGCGCAACTCGCCGACGCGGTACGGGAGGCGGTGGCCGCCGCCGGGGAGGAGGCCCGACGACTGGTCTTCGGCGACACGCCGGTCCGCTTCCCGCTGGACACCCATGTGGCGGCGAGTTACCAGGACGCCAAGGAGGGCACGGAGGAGGACGGCGAGGACACCGAGGAGGACTGA
- a CDS encoding DMT family transporter — translation MTPSPSAASRAAAANPAARLWRTDLPVVAVAVVWGSSYLATKDIATEADVVPLLVLRFGVALLPMGLLVARRLRRLSAAEVGGGAVLGVVLAVILLLETYGVVHTSATNAGLIISLTMVFTPLTEGLLNRTRPSRAFMAAAALSVLGVALLTEGAGFHRPSGGDLLVLGAAAVRALHVVVMHRMRAVRRTDGGALTFVQLAVSLLVFALGNAFVGTAPWRLAGSFDPGQWTDLLYLGLMCTVFAFFVQMWAVRRTSPSRVSLLLGTEPLWAAVIGVLIGGDRLGLLGALGAVLVLAGTTWGRTAATPRAPAGERPHPAEPPAAVGAAAGTSVGASGAEP, via the coding sequence ATGACTCCTTCACCTTCGGCGGCCTCCCGCGCCGCCGCCGCGAATCCGGCGGCGCGTCTGTGGCGGACCGACCTGCCGGTGGTCGCGGTCGCCGTGGTCTGGGGGTCCAGCTACCTCGCGACCAAGGACATCGCCACCGAGGCCGACGTGGTCCCGCTGCTGGTGCTGCGCTTCGGCGTGGCGCTGCTGCCCATGGGCCTGCTGGTCGCCCGGCGGCTGCGGCGGCTGAGCGCGGCGGAGGTCGGCGGCGGGGCGGTGCTGGGGGTGGTCCTGGCCGTGATCCTGCTGCTGGAGACCTACGGGGTGGTGCACACCTCGGCCACCAACGCCGGTCTGATCATCAGCCTGACGATGGTCTTCACCCCGCTCACCGAAGGCCTGCTGAACCGGACCCGGCCCTCCCGCGCCTTCATGGCCGCCGCCGCGCTGTCCGTCCTCGGCGTCGCCCTGCTCACCGAGGGGGCGGGCTTCCACCGGCCGAGCGGCGGCGACCTGCTGGTGCTCGGCGCCGCCGCCGTCCGGGCGCTGCACGTGGTGGTGATGCACCGGATGCGCGCGGTGCGGCGGACCGACGGCGGGGCGCTGACCTTTGTCCAGCTGGCCGTGTCACTGCTGGTGTTCGCGCTGGGCAACGCCTTCGTCGGGACCGCGCCGTGGCGGCTCGCCGGGTCCTTCGACCCGGGACAGTGGACCGACCTGCTCTACCTCGGGCTGATGTGCACGGTGTTCGCGTTCTTCGTGCAGATGTGGGCGGTCCGCCGGACCTCGCCGTCTCGGGTCAGCCTGCTGCTCGGGACGGAGCCGCTGTGGGCGGCGGTCATCGGCGTGCTGATCGGCGGCGACCGGCTCGGGCTGCTCGGCGCGCTGGGCGCGGTGCTGGTGCTGGCCGGTACCACCTGGGGCCGGACCGCCGCCACGCCGCGCGCCCCCGCCGGTGAGCGGCCGCACCCCGCCGAGCCGCCCGCCGCGGTCGGCGCGGCGGCGGGCACATCGGTGGGGGCGTCCGGCGCGGAGCCGTGA